A single Ghiorsea bivora DNA region contains:
- a CDS encoding adenosylcobalamin-dependent ribonucleoside-diphosphate reductase, producing the protein MGINEVTLQPASEDIWDKKYRLKDKDGNAVDANVADTYKRVAKALSEVEDEDKREFWSNRFTWALANGAIPAGRIMSNAGAEAHKPATSTINCTVSGVIPDSMDGILTMVKEAGLTLKAGCGIGYEFSTLRPKGAYVSGAGAYTSGPLSFMDIYDKMCFTVSSAGGRRGAQMGTFDISHPDVTDFIKAKREDGRLRQFNLSCLITRDFMQAVKEDADWDLVFPATKDELANDDMRIIFKRVANPPESAAQDDRGFTACRVYKTIKARRLWDVIMSSTYDYAEPGFILIDEVNDLNNNWFCEDIRATNPCGEQPLPPYGACLLGSINLTKFVREPFTENAYFDWDMYREVVSVFTRMLDNVVDINGLPLEQQRQAILDKRRHGMGFLGLGSTLTMLRTKYGSEDSLKFTEKVAYEMAKTGFEVGLQLAEEKGAAPIMEQDFEVTKDMLFKRPEMVKDGFKVGDKVKGKVLWAKYSRYMQKFADSGDQELLDGLIEKGCRFTHHSSIAPTGTISLSLANNASNGIEPSFAHHYARNVIREGKKSKEKVDVFSYELLAYREMVNADAMPFGTDDATKLPDYFISADAVTPTQHVDIQAAAQVWVDSSISKTANVPTDFPYEDFKNIYMYAFDKGLKGCTTFRFNPEVFQGVLVKEEDLENTTYKFTLEDGTVVEAKGNEEIEYDGEMHTAANLFDALKEGYYGKF; encoded by the coding sequence TGGGTATTAATGAAGTAACATTGCAGCCAGCCAGTGAAGATATTTGGGATAAAAAGTATCGATTAAAAGATAAAGATGGTAATGCAGTGGATGCCAATGTGGCAGACACTTATAAACGTGTTGCCAAAGCTTTGTCGGAAGTGGAAGATGAAGACAAACGTGAATTTTGGAGCAATCGCTTTACTTGGGCCTTGGCGAATGGTGCAATTCCAGCGGGTCGCATTATGTCCAATGCAGGTGCGGAAGCACATAAACCTGCAACATCAACGATTAACTGTACCGTTTCTGGTGTGATTCCTGATTCTATGGATGGTATTTTGACCATGGTCAAAGAAGCTGGTCTGACACTTAAGGCTGGTTGTGGCATTGGTTATGAGTTTTCTACATTGCGCCCTAAAGGTGCATATGTGTCAGGCGCAGGTGCATATACTTCTGGCCCATTATCTTTCATGGATATCTATGATAAAATGTGTTTCACCGTGTCATCGGCAGGTGGTCGTCGTGGCGCACAAATGGGTACTTTTGATATTTCTCACCCAGACGTAACCGACTTTATCAAAGCCAAACGTGAAGATGGTCGCTTGCGTCAGTTTAACCTATCATGCTTGATTACCCGTGACTTTATGCAGGCTGTTAAAGAAGATGCCGATTGGGACTTGGTATTTCCTGCGACCAAAGATGAACTAGCCAATGATGATATGCGCATTATTTTTAAACGTGTTGCCAATCCGCCTGAAAGTGCAGCGCAGGATGATCGTGGTTTTACCGCGTGTCGTGTGTATAAAACGATTAAAGCTCGCCGCCTGTGGGACGTGATTATGTCTTCCACTTATGATTATGCTGAGCCAGGTTTTATTTTGATTGATGAAGTGAATGACCTGAACAACAACTGGTTTTGTGAAGATATTCGCGCCACCAACCCTTGTGGTGAACAACCTTTGCCACCGTATGGTGCTTGTCTTTTGGGCTCAATCAACTTAACCAAATTTGTACGTGAACCTTTCACAGAAAACGCTTATTTTGATTGGGATATGTACCGTGAAGTGGTATCGGTGTTTACCCGCATGTTGGACAATGTGGTGGACATCAATGGTTTGCCGCTTGAACAGCAACGCCAAGCAATTTTGGATAAACGCCGTCATGGTATGGGATTCTTAGGTCTTGGCTCAACGCTCACTATGTTGCGTACCAAATATGGTTCTGAAGATTCTTTGAAATTCACTGAGAAAGTTGCTTATGAAATGGCAAAAACAGGTTTTGAAGTGGGTTTACAATTGGCAGAAGAAAAGGGTGCTGCGCCGATTATGGAACAAGACTTTGAAGTGACGAAGGATATGTTGTTTAAACGCCCTGAAATGGTGAAAGACGGCTTCAAAGTGGGTGATAAAGTCAAAGGCAAAGTGCTTTGGGCAAAATATTCGCGATATATGCAAAAGTTTGCCGATTCAGGTGACCAAGAATTGTTGGATGGCTTGATTGAGAAGGGGTGTCGTTTTACCCATCATTCATCTATTGCGCCTACAGGCACGATTTCATTATCGCTTGCCAACAATGCATCCAATGGTATTGAACCATCTTTTGCCCATCATTATGCGCGTAACGTGATTAGAGAAGGTAAGAAGTCCAAAGAAAAAGTGGATGTTTTCTCTTATGAGTTATTGGCTTACCGTGAAATGGTAAATGCAGATGCTATGCCTTTTGGCACAGATGACGCGACCAAGCTGCCTGATTATTTTATCTCAGCTGATGCGGTGACACCAACACAACACGTGGATATTCAAGCTGCGGCACAAGTTTGGGTGGATTCGTCTATTTCTAAAACTGCGAATGTACCGACCGACTTCCCTTATGAAGACTTTAAAAATATTTACATGTACGCCTTTGATAAAGGTTTGAAGGGTTGTACTACTTTCCGTTTTAACCCTGAAGTGTTCCAGGGTGTGTTGGTCAAAGAAGAAGATTTGGAAAACACCACATACAAGTTCACTTTGGAAGATGGCACAGTGGTGGAAGCCAAAGGCAATGAAGAAATCGAATATGATGGTGAAATGCATACAGCAGCCAACTTATTTGATGCCCTCAAAGAAGGTTATTATGGCAAGTTTTAG